From the genome of Arthrobacter alpinus, one region includes:
- a CDS encoding acyl-CoA carboxylase subunit beta, giving the protein MPVTAIRTLIDPHSAEFMANKGAMEEKLAELDGEYAKVLAAGGDKAVERHRKRGKLLARERVEMLLDRDSPFLELSPLAAWGTTFHVGASAVTGIGVVEGVECLIVAHEPTVKGGTSNPYTIKKIFRAMDIARENRLPVISLVESGGADLPTQSEIFIPGGKLFRDLTRLSAAGIPTIALVFGNSTAGGAYVPGMSDHIVMIKERSKVFLAGPPLVKMATGEESDDESLGGADMHARVSGLADYYALDEMDALRIGRRIVARLNWVKKGPAPAPAVEPLMDEQELLGIVPSDLKVPFDPREVIARVVDGSDFDEFKALYGTSLVTGWARIHGHPVGILANARGVLFSAEAQKAAQFIQLANASNTPLLFLHNTTGYMVGKEYEQAGIIKHGSMMINAVSNSTVPHLSVLLGASFGAGHYGMCGRAFDPRFLFSWPSARSSVMGAAQLAGVMSIVGRAAAASTGRDFDEDADAMMRAVVEAQIEAESLPTFLSGKLYDDGIIDPRDTRTVLGMALSAIATTEIKGAEGFGVFRM; this is encoded by the coding sequence ATTCCTGTGACAGCTATACGCACCCTGATTGACCCGCACAGCGCGGAGTTCATGGCCAACAAAGGCGCCATGGAGGAAAAGCTGGCCGAGCTGGACGGCGAATACGCCAAGGTCCTGGCGGCCGGCGGGGACAAGGCCGTGGAACGGCACCGCAAACGCGGCAAGCTGCTGGCGCGAGAGCGGGTGGAAATGCTCCTGGACAGGGACTCCCCGTTCCTGGAACTCTCACCGCTGGCCGCATGGGGCACCACATTCCATGTGGGCGCCAGCGCCGTCACCGGCATCGGCGTCGTGGAAGGCGTTGAGTGCCTGATCGTGGCCCATGAACCCACCGTCAAGGGCGGCACGTCCAACCCCTACACGATCAAAAAGATCTTCCGTGCCATGGACATCGCCCGGGAAAACCGGCTGCCCGTCATTTCCCTGGTGGAATCCGGCGGTGCCGACCTGCCCACCCAAAGCGAAATCTTCATCCCCGGCGGTAAGCTGTTCCGCGACCTCACGCGGCTCTCCGCTGCAGGCATCCCCACCATTGCGCTCGTGTTTGGCAACTCCACGGCCGGCGGCGCATATGTCCCCGGTATGAGCGATCACATCGTCATGATCAAGGAACGCTCCAAGGTGTTTTTGGCTGGCCCGCCGCTGGTAAAGATGGCCACGGGGGAGGAGTCCGACGACGAGTCCCTGGGCGGTGCCGACATGCATGCCCGCGTCTCCGGCCTCGCCGACTACTACGCGCTCGATGAGATGGACGCGCTTCGGATCGGTCGCCGAATCGTGGCCCGGCTCAACTGGGTTAAAAAAGGTCCGGCCCCGGCGCCCGCCGTGGAGCCGCTGATGGATGAGCAGGAGCTCCTGGGCATCGTCCCCTCCGACCTCAAGGTACCCTTCGACCCCCGCGAGGTCATCGCCCGCGTGGTGGACGGCAGCGACTTTGACGAGTTCAAGGCCCTCTACGGCACCTCCCTGGTCACCGGCTGGGCCCGCATCCACGGCCACCCAGTGGGCATCCTGGCCAACGCCCGCGGCGTGCTGTTCTCCGCCGAGGCGCAAAAGGCGGCCCAGTTCATCCAGCTCGCCAACGCCTCCAACACACCCCTGCTGTTCCTGCACAACACGACCGGATACATGGTGGGCAAGGAATACGAGCAGGCCGGCATCATCAAACACGGCTCCATGATGATCAACGCCGTCTCCAACTCCACCGTCCCGCACCTCTCCGTGCTTCTGGGGGCCTCCTTTGGTGCGGGCCACTACGGCATGTGCGGGCGCGCCTTTGACCCCCGCTTCCTGTTCTCCTGGCCCTCCGCCCGCTCCTCAGTCATGGGGGCAGCGCAGCTGGCAGGCGTCATGTCGATCGTGGGCCGCGCCGCAGCAGCCTCCACGGGGCGCGACTTCGACGAGGACGCAGACGCCATGATGCGCGCCGTCGTCGAGGCCCAGATCGAGGCCGAATCGCTGCCCACCTTCCTCTCCGGAAAGCTCTACGACGACGGCATCATCGACCCCCGCGACACCCGCACCGTGCTGGGAATGGCACTCTCGGCCATCGCCACCACCGAAATCAAGGGCGCCGAGGGCTTCGGCGTCTTCCGGATGTGA
- a CDS encoding acyclic terpene utilization AtuA family protein: MSVLRIANASGFYGDRAGAFQEMLEGGPVDVITGDYLAELTMLILARDRSKDPSTGYAKTFLAEMQQSLALAMDRGVKIVVNAGGLNPKGLADKLTQLAETFNVKTKIAHVHGDDLIDRAEELGLTTSNGTPLSANAYLGGWGIAAALRAGADIVVTGRVTDASLVVGAAAHHFGWKETDYNEIAGAMAAGHVIECGTQATGGNYAFFDSFEDMHRPGFPIAEIEVDGSSTITKHPGTGGAVTAGTVTAQLVYEITGARYAGPDAILRLDSINLEETGPDRVRLSGIQGEAPPDTLKVSINALGGFRNEVTFVLTGLDIEKKAALIQSQIGQQVPEGTTWTLARTDHDDAATEEQASAMLHCVARGQDQKLVGRAFSNAAVQIGLASYPGFHLTAPPGDAAPYGVYTPGWVRATQVRHLVTLPDGTTEEVPPHPGTVPSAVALAPVEEPTLPPLPSPSTTARAPLGRVAAARSGDKGGDANVGVWVERDDAWPWLVHTLTVEALKELLPDTKTMEVERHVFPKLHAVNFVIRGLLGEGVASNARFDAQAKALGEWLRARHLEIPEEFL, from the coding sequence ATGAGCGTGCTTCGCATCGCGAACGCCTCCGGCTTCTACGGCGACCGCGCCGGCGCCTTCCAGGAAATGCTGGAGGGCGGCCCCGTTGACGTCATCACCGGCGACTACCTAGCCGAGCTGACCATGTTGATCCTGGCCCGGGACAGGTCCAAGGACCCCTCCACCGGCTACGCGAAAACCTTCCTGGCCGAAATGCAGCAGAGCCTGGCCTTGGCCATGGACAGGGGTGTGAAGATCGTGGTCAACGCCGGCGGACTGAACCCCAAAGGCCTGGCGGACAAGCTCACGCAACTGGCTGAAACCTTCAACGTCAAGACAAAAATCGCCCACGTCCACGGCGACGACCTCATCGACCGCGCAGAAGAACTCGGCCTGACAACCAGCAACGGCACACCGCTCTCGGCCAACGCCTACCTGGGCGGCTGGGGCATCGCCGCAGCACTCAGGGCCGGAGCAGACATTGTGGTCACCGGCCGCGTCACCGACGCCTCGCTCGTGGTGGGCGCCGCCGCACACCACTTCGGCTGGAAAGAGACAGACTACAACGAAATCGCCGGCGCCATGGCGGCCGGCCACGTCATTGAATGCGGCACTCAGGCCACCGGCGGCAACTACGCCTTTTTCGACTCGTTCGAGGACATGCACCGCCCGGGCTTCCCCATCGCGGAAATCGAAGTGGACGGCTCCAGTACCATCACCAAGCACCCCGGCACCGGCGGCGCCGTCACAGCAGGCACCGTCACAGCCCAGCTCGTCTACGAAATCACCGGCGCCCGCTACGCCGGCCCGGACGCCATCCTGCGCCTGGACTCCATCAACCTCGAGGAAACCGGCCCCGACCGCGTCCGCCTCTCCGGCATCCAGGGTGAGGCCCCGCCGGACACGCTGAAGGTCTCCATCAACGCCCTCGGCGGCTTCCGCAACGAGGTCACATTCGTCCTCACCGGCCTGGACATCGAGAAAAAGGCGGCCCTGATCCAAAGCCAGATCGGGCAGCAAGTCCCGGAGGGCACCACCTGGACTCTGGCCCGCACCGACCACGACGACGCCGCCACGGAAGAGCAAGCCAGCGCCATGCTGCACTGCGTGGCCCGCGGACAGGACCAAAAGCTCGTGGGCCGTGCCTTCTCCAATGCCGCCGTGCAGATCGGCCTGGCCAGCTACCCCGGCTTCCATCTGACCGCCCCGCCCGGCGACGCCGCCCCCTACGGCGTCTACACGCCCGGCTGGGTCCGCGCCACCCAGGTCCGTCACCTGGTCACGTTGCCCGACGGCACCACGGAGGAGGTCCCGCCCCACCCCGGGACGGTCCCATCCGCCGTCGCCCTTGCCCCTGTGGAGGAACCAACTCTCCCACCCCTACCCAGCCCTAGCACGACGGCGCGTGCCCCGCTCGGGCGGGTCGCGGCGGCCCGCAGCGGTGACAAGGGCGGGGACGCAAACGTCGGCGTGTGGGTGGAGCGCGACGACGCCTGGCCCTGGCTGGTGCACACCCTCACGGTGGAGGCGCTAAAGGAGCTGCTGCCCGATACCAAAACGATGGAGGTGGAGCGGCATGTGTTCCCGAAACTGCACGCCGTGAACTTTGTCATCCGCGGCCTGCTCGGGGAAGGCGTGGCGTCCAACGCCCGCTTCGACGCGCAGGCCAAGGCTTTGGGCGAATGGCTCCGTGCCCGCCACCTCGAGATCCCGGAGGAATTCCTGTGA
- a CDS encoding TIGR03084 family metal-binding protein codes for MVDVATVLADFEAESEVLDALVARLPDSGWAQATASPGWSIAHQIGHLAWTDAVVIDAAAAANGDTDAFAALRIAFQSGAITIDGAAAELAALPPAQLLVQWREGRRRMAASLREVAEGARLPWFGPPMSPTSMATARIMETWAHGQDIADALGATREPTNRLRHIAHLAVRTRNFAFKANKLTPPEEEFRVELSGAAGENWAWGPEDAAEKVSGSAEDFCLLATRRRHRDDLALSASGPNADKWLDIVQAFAGPPGEGRKPVAAGEIGTPA; via the coding sequence ATGGTGGACGTGGCAACTGTCCTGGCAGATTTTGAGGCCGAGTCGGAGGTTCTTGACGCCCTGGTGGCGCGGCTTCCCGATAGCGGCTGGGCGCAGGCCACGGCGTCGCCCGGTTGGTCCATCGCCCACCAGATTGGCCACCTGGCTTGGACGGACGCCGTCGTCATCGATGCCGCAGCCGCAGCCAATGGTGACACGGACGCCTTCGCCGCTCTGCGGATCGCTTTCCAGTCCGGCGCCATCACGATTGACGGCGCCGCAGCCGAGTTGGCCGCACTGCCTCCTGCCCAGCTGTTGGTGCAGTGGAGGGAGGGACGACGCCGGATGGCGGCTTCCCTGCGAGAGGTCGCCGAGGGTGCCCGCCTGCCTTGGTTTGGCCCGCCCATGAGTCCCACCTCCATGGCGACGGCGCGCATCATGGAAACGTGGGCGCACGGGCAGGACATTGCCGACGCCCTCGGCGCCACCCGCGAACCCACCAACAGGCTGCGCCACATTGCCCACCTGGCCGTGCGCACCCGTAACTTTGCCTTCAAAGCAAACAAGCTGACCCCGCCGGAGGAAGAGTTCCGCGTGGAACTGTCCGGAGCCGCGGGGGAGAACTGGGCCTGGGGCCCCGAAGACGCCGCCGAAAAAGTCAGCGGATCGGCCGAGGACTTTTGCCTGCTGGCCACCCGCCGCCGGCACCGCGACGATCTGGCCCTGAGCGCCAGCGGCCCCAACGCGGACAAGTGGCTGGACATTGTGCAGGCCTTCGCCGGCCCGCCCGGTGAAGGGCGCAAACCGGTTGCTGCCGGGGAGATAGGAACCCCCGCATGA
- a CDS encoding TetR/AcrR family transcriptional regulator, with product MSRTAIEPRQDRSRATRERLLESAVTLLSETGWTNTTVTTVAAHAGVSRGATQHHFPTRDDLFTAAIEYMTVARVDELKTTLAAHSDGPAPVRDVLESIVGLYTGPLFKAALQVWTAAAVDPVVREHIIPLEQTVAREAFRLASTLLNINRENPRLRAIVAATLDLGRGLGLANILTDDAGRRTWVLDAWSAELEAIIAAESPTP from the coding sequence GTGAGTAGAACAGCCATTGAACCCAGACAGGACCGCAGCCGCGCCACGCGGGAACGGCTGCTGGAGAGCGCCGTGACGTTGCTGTCCGAGACCGGCTGGACCAACACCACTGTCACCACGGTGGCGGCCCACGCAGGCGTGTCCCGCGGTGCCACGCAACACCACTTCCCCACCAGGGACGACCTCTTCACGGCCGCCATTGAGTACATGACCGTGGCGCGTGTGGACGAACTCAAAACCACACTCGCCGCCCATTCCGACGGCCCGGCGCCCGTGCGCGATGTCCTGGAATCCATCGTGGGACTGTACACCGGCCCCCTGTTCAAGGCGGCCCTGCAGGTGTGGACGGCGGCCGCCGTCGACCCCGTTGTGCGTGAACACATCATCCCGCTGGAGCAGACGGTGGCGCGCGAGGCGTTCCGGCTGGCGTCCACCCTGCTGAACATCAACCGGGAGAACCCACGGCTGCGCGCCATCGTGGCCGCCACCTTGGACCTGGGCCGCGGCCTGGGCCTGGCCAACATCCTGACGGACGACGCCGGCCGCCGCACCTGGGTGCTCGACGCCTGGTCCGCGGAACTGGAAGCGATCATCGCCGCCGAATCCCCCACCCCCTAG
- a CDS encoding phospholipase D-like domain-containing protein: MHYVHVEFYILVLDSATQPFFDALERARQRGVKVRVLSDHLASVINPGRKETLAALKAMGAEYHAMLPLRPWRWQWQRIDLRNHRKLVVVDGKVGFAGSQNLVHESYNKKKNIARGLRWHELMMRVHGPVVRELDAVFVTDWFSESDVLLELDTSPVVLDPATHLVDMQVVPSGPSFENDNSLKLFVSMIHQATERVSITSPYFVPEDSVLLAIITAAGRGLSVELFVSEVGDQAMVYHAQRSYYEALLRAGVRIYLYKSPEVLHSKHFSIDSDVAVIGSSNMDIRSFSLNMEISVLVHSADFVTQMRAVEDGYRANSRELELADWVKRPAGEKFWDSAARLTSNLQ; encoded by the coding sequence GTGCACTATGTCCACGTGGAGTTTTACATCCTGGTGCTCGATTCGGCCACGCAACCGTTCTTTGACGCGCTGGAACGGGCCCGCCAGCGCGGGGTGAAAGTGCGCGTCCTCAGCGACCACCTGGCGTCTGTGATTAACCCCGGGCGTAAGGAAACACTTGCCGCGCTGAAGGCCATGGGCGCCGAATACCACGCCATGCTGCCGCTGCGGCCGTGGCGCTGGCAGTGGCAGCGGATCGACCTGCGAAACCACCGCAAACTGGTGGTGGTGGACGGGAAGGTGGGCTTCGCCGGATCCCAAAACCTGGTCCATGAGAGCTACAACAAGAAGAAGAACATTGCACGCGGGCTGCGCTGGCACGAGCTGATGATGCGTGTCCACGGACCCGTGGTGCGCGAACTCGACGCCGTCTTTGTCACCGACTGGTTCAGCGAAAGTGATGTGCTGTTGGAATTGGACACCTCCCCGGTGGTCCTGGACCCGGCCACGCACTTGGTGGACATGCAGGTGGTGCCCAGCGGGCCGAGCTTTGAAAATGACAACAGCCTCAAGCTCTTTGTGTCCATGATTCACCAGGCCACCGAACGGGTCAGCATCACCAGCCCGTACTTTGTGCCCGAGGACTCGGTGCTGCTGGCCATCATCACCGCCGCAGGGCGCGGGCTCTCCGTTGAGCTGTTCGTTTCCGAGGTTGGCGACCAGGCGATGGTCTACCACGCCCAGCGTTCCTACTACGAGGCGTTGCTGCGGGCCGGGGTCAGGATCTATCTCTATAAGTCCCCGGAGGTGCTGCACTCCAAGCACTTCAGCATAGATTCCGACGTTGCTGTCATTGGTTCCTCCAACATGGACATCCGGTCCTTCTCGCTGAACATGGAGATCTCCGTCCTGGTCCACAGCGCCGACTTCGTGACGCAGATGCGTGCAGTGGAGGACGGCTACCGGGCCAATAGCCGGGAACTGGAACTGGCCGACTGGGTCAAGCGCCCTGCCGGGGAGAAGTTCTGGGACAGTGCGGCGCGCCTGACCTCCAACCTGCAATAG
- a CDS encoding PLDc N-terminal domain-containing protein, producing MSIFNWFIDAGHLAWVLLGLHVFLGAVAVAYISARRRPATAIAWMLTIIFIPYIGIIAFFLVGYNRLPKARRDKQKHVNELILERTEGLGQLSHRDHWPHGLATLVTLNNNLGALPMVGATGSNFSPITTAPLPPWPRKLTTPCTMSTWSFTSWCSIRPRNRSLTRWNGPASAG from the coding sequence GTGAGCATCTTCAACTGGTTCATTGACGCGGGCCATCTGGCCTGGGTGCTGCTGGGCCTGCATGTATTCCTGGGCGCCGTGGCGGTTGCCTACATTTCCGCACGACGCCGGCCCGCAACAGCCATCGCCTGGATGCTGACCATCATCTTCATCCCCTACATCGGCATCATCGCTTTCTTCCTGGTGGGCTACAACCGCCTGCCCAAGGCCCGCCGCGACAAGCAAAAGCATGTCAACGAGTTGATCTTGGAGCGCACCGAGGGGCTGGGCCAGCTCAGTCACCGGGATCACTGGCCGCACGGGCTGGCCACTCTTGTCACCCTCAACAACAACTTGGGCGCGCTGCCCATGGTGGGGGCAACGGGGTCGAACTTCTCCCCGATTACCACGGCTCCATTGCCGCCATGGCCAAGGAAATTGACGACGCCGTGCACTATGTCCACGTGGAGTTTTACATCCTGGTGCTCGATTCGGCCACGCAACCGTTCTTTGACGCGCTGGAACGGGCCCGCCAGCGCGGGGTGA
- a CDS encoding leucyl aminopeptidase family protein produces the protein MEGALLARDLANNPLGHLIATEYGDFATEQGPSFGLTVATYGLAALIELGCGGLLGVNAGSYEEPRMIVLRYKPEGVPTAHLALVGKGIMYDSGGISLKPWDLMHLAMKMDMAGSAAVLAAMTRLRDLGANAEVSAWLMCTDNMPSGTATKLGDVLRARNGKTVEGENTDAGGRLVMMDALCLAMEESRDAIVDIATLTGAAMAAPVTLVGATIGNNQELVDQVTAAAAATGESAWQLPLENRYLKQLDSDIADISDVGGTTAGTMKSDTEDS, from the coding sequence GTGGAGGGCGCCCTGCTGGCCCGCGACCTGGCCAACAACCCTCTCGGGCACCTGATAGCCACCGAATATGGCGACTTTGCCACCGAACAGGGACCGTCGTTTGGGCTCACGGTGGCAACGTACGGCCTGGCGGCACTGATCGAGCTTGGTTGCGGTGGCCTGCTGGGCGTGAATGCCGGCAGCTACGAAGAACCGCGCATGATCGTGCTGCGTTACAAGCCGGAGGGTGTTCCCACGGCGCACCTGGCATTGGTGGGCAAGGGCATCATGTACGACTCCGGCGGTATCAGCTTGAAACCCTGGGACCTCATGCACCTGGCCATGAAGATGGATATGGCAGGCTCCGCGGCAGTGTTGGCCGCCATGACGAGGCTACGCGACCTCGGCGCCAACGCCGAGGTCAGCGCCTGGCTGATGTGCACCGACAACATGCCCTCCGGCACCGCCACGAAACTCGGCGATGTGCTGCGGGCCCGTAACGGCAAGACCGTTGAGGGTGAGAACACCGACGCCGGGGGACGGCTGGTCATGATGGACGCCCTGTGCCTGGCCATGGAGGAATCCCGGGATGCCATCGTGGACATCGCCACCCTGACGGGTGCGGCCATGGCCGCACCCGTCACCCTGGTGGGGGCCACCATCGGCAACAACCAGGAACTGGTGGACCAGGTCACGGCTGCGGCGGCCGCGACAGGTGAGTCTGCCTGGCAGCTGCCGCTGGAGAACCGCTACCTCAAGCAGCTCGATTCGGATATTGCGGACATCTCCGACGTGGGCGGGACCACAGCCGGGACCATGAAGAGCGACACCGAGGACTCCTGA
- a CDS encoding UPF0182 family protein — MTSRPAPSPNNPAPTRRRGALLPTIIVVAVLVIALVIFSGIYTDFLWFNQLGYSEVFLREKLAKLLIFASAFAVMAASVYFSIRVAYRARPVYAPDNQHDDNLNRYQVQLEPVRRLVMLGIPVVFGLFAGTAAMAQWEKVLLFIYRVPFGQADPQFGLDISFYTNTLPFLGFVMGLLISVTVIAFIVGLMTHYLYGAIRLTERGIFTSRQAQIHLAVLAAVFLILLGVNFWLDRYATLQNNGGYRAGAMFTDVNAVIPTKAILAVAAIIVAILFIVAAFIGKWKLPLIGTGMLVITAIVAGGIYPWAIQQLQVVPSQQSLESQFIGRNIDMTRDAYGLSGMEVTPYNATTTATPGALRADADTTANIRLLDPNLVSSTFAQLEQFRPYYEFPKTLNVDRYTVDGKVQDTVIAVRELNPQGINPDQQSWYNQHLVYTHGYGVVAAKANTVTSDGKPDFIQSGVPSTGLLGTDTSYQPRIYFGQSTSEYSIVGAPEGTPNVELDRPQGTTASTDASGESLTTFTGNGGPSLGNWFNRIMYAMKFQSSDLLLTNGVNEKSQILYDRTPEERVAKVAPYLTIDGNPYPAIVDGKVKWIVDGYTTSSYYPYSQQQQLQEATTDSLTAASGAGALPAASVNYIRNSVKATVDAYDGSVDLYAWDTQDPILKAWEKIFPTSIKPFTDMSADVMSHVRYPEDLFKVQRELMGQYHVTDPGKFYNNTLAWSVPDDPTTKAVDKQPPYYQSLKMPGKDKTAFSLTTDFIPQQVKNTDSRNILYGFMAANGDAGNVKGVKSPNYGKLQLLELPDATQVPGPGQVQNTFQSDPSVSEQLNVLKLGQSDVINGNLLTLPMGGGVLYVQPVYVKSTGSTSYPTLQRVLVAFGNKIGYAATLNDALDQLFGGDSGAQAGDAGVQKDPGASGSSTEPGAPASTNPALAKALNDANQALKDGQSALAKGDFAAYGVAQKALQDAITAAIAAEGAAAAAATPSPTPTPAP, encoded by the coding sequence GTGACATCGCGCCCAGCCCCTTCGCCCAATAATCCCGCCCCAACCAGGCGCCGCGGCGCCTTACTGCCGACCATCATCGTGGTGGCCGTGCTCGTGATTGCCCTGGTTATTTTCTCCGGAATTTACACAGACTTCCTCTGGTTCAACCAGCTGGGCTACTCCGAAGTTTTTCTGCGTGAGAAGCTTGCCAAACTGCTGATCTTCGCCTCCGCCTTCGCGGTGATGGCGGCCAGCGTGTACTTCTCCATCCGTGTCGCCTACCGTGCCCGTCCCGTTTATGCGCCGGACAACCAGCACGATGACAACCTCAACCGCTACCAAGTACAGCTGGAGCCTGTCCGGCGCTTAGTGATGCTGGGCATCCCTGTGGTCTTTGGCTTGTTTGCCGGCACGGCCGCGATGGCGCAGTGGGAAAAGGTGCTGTTGTTCATCTACCGGGTGCCCTTTGGGCAGGCGGATCCGCAATTTGGCCTAGACATCAGTTTCTACACCAATACCCTGCCGTTCCTGGGTTTCGTGATGGGCCTGCTGATCAGTGTCACCGTCATCGCGTTCATCGTCGGGCTAATGACCCACTACCTGTACGGCGCCATCCGGCTCACCGAACGGGGCATCTTCACCTCACGCCAGGCACAAATCCACTTGGCCGTACTGGCTGCTGTGTTCCTGATCCTGCTCGGCGTCAATTTCTGGCTTGACCGCTACGCCACCTTGCAGAACAACGGCGGTTACCGCGCCGGCGCCATGTTTACCGACGTGAACGCTGTGATCCCCACCAAGGCCATCCTGGCCGTGGCCGCCATCATCGTTGCCATCTTGTTCATCGTGGCCGCGTTCATTGGCAAGTGGAAGCTGCCGCTGATCGGCACCGGCATGCTGGTCATTACGGCCATTGTGGCCGGCGGTATCTACCCGTGGGCCATCCAGCAATTGCAGGTTGTGCCGTCCCAGCAGAGCCTGGAATCGCAGTTCATTGGCCGCAACATCGACATGACCCGGGACGCCTACGGGCTCAGCGGCATGGAGGTCACCCCTTACAACGCCACCACGACGGCGACCCCCGGGGCCCTGCGTGCGGACGCCGACACCACGGCCAACATCCGCCTGCTAGATCCAAACTTGGTGTCCTCCACCTTTGCCCAGCTGGAGCAGTTCCGGCCCTACTACGAGTTCCCCAAGACACTGAACGTGGACCGTTACACTGTTGACGGCAAGGTCCAGGACACCGTGATTGCCGTGCGCGAACTGAACCCGCAGGGCATCAACCCGGACCAGCAAAGTTGGTACAACCAGCACCTGGTCTACACCCACGGATACGGCGTCGTCGCCGCCAAGGCAAACACTGTCACCTCAGACGGTAAGCCCGACTTCATCCAGTCTGGCGTCCCGTCCACGGGATTGTTGGGTACCGACACCAGCTACCAGCCGCGCATCTACTTCGGCCAGTCGACGTCGGAGTACTCGATTGTCGGAGCCCCGGAGGGAACCCCCAACGTTGAGCTTGACCGACCTCAGGGTACAACCGCCAGCACCGACGCTTCGGGTGAATCGTTGACAACCTTCACCGGTAACGGCGGCCCGTCCCTGGGTAACTGGTTCAACAGGATCATGTACGCCATGAAGTTCCAGTCCTCGGACCTGTTGCTGACCAACGGAGTGAATGAAAAGTCCCAGATCCTCTATGACCGCACCCCGGAGGAGCGCGTTGCCAAGGTTGCCCCGTACCTGACCATCGACGGCAACCCGTACCCCGCCATCGTCGATGGCAAGGTTAAGTGGATCGTGGACGGTTACACCACCAGCTCCTACTACCCTTACTCCCAGCAGCAGCAGTTGCAGGAGGCCACCACCGACTCGTTGACAGCAGCCAGCGGCGCCGGTGCGCTTCCCGCGGCGTCGGTGAACTACATCCGCAACTCGGTCAAGGCCACGGTGGACGCCTATGACGGCTCCGTTGACCTTTACGCGTGGGACACGCAGGATCCCATCCTGAAGGCCTGGGAAAAGATCTTCCCCACCAGCATCAAGCCCTTCACGGACATGTCTGCCGACGTGATGTCCCATGTGCGCTACCCAGAGGACCTGTTCAAGGTCCAGCGGGAGTTGATGGGCCAGTACCACGTGACCGACCCAGGAAAGTTCTACAACAACACCCTGGCTTGGAGCGTTCCAGACGATCCCACCACCAAGGCCGTTGACAAGCAGCCGCCGTACTACCAGTCCCTGAAGATGCCCGGTAAGGACAAGACGGCGTTCTCGCTGACCACCGACTTCATTCCGCAGCAGGTGAAGAACACCGATTCACGCAACATCCTCTACGGCTTCATGGCCGCCAATGGCGACGCCGGCAATGTGAAGGGCGTGAAGAGCCCCAACTACGGCAAGCTGCAGTTGCTGGAGCTACCCGACGCCACACAGGTGCCCGGCCCCGGTCAGGTGCAAAACACGTTCCAGTCCGACCCTTCAGTTTCCGAACAGCTGAACGTGTTGAAATTGGGCCAGTCGGATGTCATCAACGGCAACTTGCTCACGCTCCCCATGGGTGGCGGCGTGCTGTACGTCCAGCCCGTGTATGTGAAGTCCACGGGTTCCACCTCGTACCCGACGTTGCAGCGCGTGCTGGTCGCGTTCGGTAACAAGATTGGATATGCTGCGACCCTCAATGACGCCCTTGACCAGCTCTTCGGCGGGGACTCCGGAGCCCAGGCCGGGGATGCGGGTGTCCAAAAGGACCCCGGCGCAAGTGGCAGTTCCACCGAACCCGGCGCTCCGGCAAGCACCAACCCGGCCCTGGCCAAGGCGCTTAACGACGCCAACCAGGCATTGAAGGACGGGCAGTCAGCGCTGGCCAAGGGCGATTTTGCCGCCTACGGTGTGGCGCAGAAAGCACTCCAGGATGCCATCACGGCGGCCATTGCGGCCGAAGGTGCCGCCGCGGCCGCGGCAACACCTAGCCCAACACCCACCCCTGCGCCTTAG